In Choloepus didactylus isolate mChoDid1 chromosome X, mChoDid1.pri, whole genome shotgun sequence, a genomic segment contains:
- the LOC119522199 gene encoding uncharacterized protein CXorf49 homolog, with protein sequence MRCLFGERGGVRRGPGRDFGLRAPRSGEGEGGLPVPEGLQAEQEVTEPAEAELWGQEGRPGSHADEEEDAVEYQPHHAEEASAIAKQPTDQDTPGVRRKPAPKSRTLQMSSHWADLDEIPSGRSAHSPSCEELQQASPGGRPWGNPRRGPRGRLNIPVALQRPSKEGMVGPPSDPESSDEFSEIQMMRVNIYPKGDGQAKTSSQGDPRDTPRHLNPQVREKVFLGPGSFLASTSRRLTSATDRQPVGELELLSSKKMQSVASGKRSTKPRYTGAAAAGCLPHATLKKKVAQEKKSSGGASKSALERKYQAFLTWGRMVAGGSVAPATLPPISGLPSVGRAKRYSSVHPATKQSKYSSAGKKPVAGRTWESEAVAGEDNDESGEPVPKGQLPSDYPHLSCLSMHRGEFSGGDPKTRSSQVPGSSQPLVLSQGGISLRGPTPSGTGCGCSSASIDPQPHSLGPRSLMGLVTRSHLMFPQEQERQQQLPEAQSCPGVEPSIRVPEEQLVPYEPRSRSQPGSLLFSYPYQGCTICMTSE encoded by the exons ATGAGGTGTCTGTTTGGGGAGCGGGGCGGCGTCCGCCGGGGACCCGGACGAGACTTTGGTTTGCGGGCCCCGCGGAGCGGTGAGGGCGAGGGCGGGCTCCCGGTCCCGGAGGGGCTCCAGGCCGAGCAGGAAGTGACGGAACCGGCAGAGGCAGAGCTGTGGGGCCAGGAGGGTCGACCTGGCTCGCATGCCGACGAGGAGGAGGACGCTGTGGAATACCAACCGCACCATGCTGAGGAGGCCTCGGCCATTGCCAAGCAGCCTACAGACCAGGACACACCAGGGGTCCGGAGAAAACCGGCCCCGAAAAGCCGCACCCTTCAGATGTCCAGCCATTGGGCCGACCTAGACGAAATCCCCAGTGGCAGAAGCGCACATTCGCCTAGCTGTGAGGAATTACAGCAGGCTTCTCCCGGAGGCCGGCCCTGGGGAAACCCTAGAAGAGGCCCTAGAGGTCGGTTGAATATCCCTGTGGCTCTCCAGCGGCCTTCGAAGGAAGGCATGGTTGGGCCTCCTTCTGACCCCGAGTCATCGGATGAGTTCAGCGAGATACAGATGATGAGGGTGAATATTTACCCCAAAGGAGACGGCCAAGCAAAGACCAGCAGCCAGGGGGATCCCAGAGACACACCCAGACACCTGAATCCCCAAGTCAGGGAGAAAGTCTTTCTCGGGCCAGGCTCTTTCCTGGCCTCCACTTCTCGTAGGCTCACATCGGCCACGGATCGGCAGCCTGTTGGAGAGCTTGAGCTCTTGTCCTCTAAGAAAATGCAAAGTGTGGCCTCTGGGAAGAGAAGCACCAAGCCCAGGTACACGGGAGCTGCTGCTGCAGGCTGCCTGCCTCATGCCACTCTTAAGAAGAAGGTGGCCCAGGAGAAGAAATCCAGCGGTGGTGCCTCCAAAAGTGCCCTGGAGAGAAAATACCAGGCCTTTCTTACATGGGGGAGGATGGTGGCAGGAGGCAGCGTGGCACCAGCCACCCTCCCCCCAATCTCTGGTCTTCCATCTGTTGGAAGAGCCAAGAGATATTCCTCGGTCCATCCGGCAACCAAACAGTCCAAATACAGCAGTGCTGGGAAGAAACCTGTGGCAGGCAGAACATGGGAATCTGAGGCAGTGGCTGGAGAAGATAACGATGAAAGTGGAGAGCCAGTCCCAAAGGGTCAA CTTCCATCAGACTACCCACATTTATCTTGCCTGTCCATGCATCGTGGGGAATTCAGCGGTGGAGACCCCAAGACCAGGAGCTCCCAAGTTCCAGGAAGCTCACAGCCCCTGGTCCTGAGCCAGGGAGGCATCAGTCTCAGAGGGCCTACACCCTCAG GGACCGGCTGCGGCTGCAGCTCTGCCAGCATCGACCCACAGCCACACTCCCTGGGGCCACGGTCTCTGATGGGTCTA gTCACCAGGAGCCACTTGATGTTCCCCCAAGAACAGGAACGGCAACAGCAGCTACCTGAAGCACAGAGCTGCCCTGGG GTTGAACCCAGCATCCGTGTGCCGGAGGAGCAGCTGGTACCTTACGAGCCCAGGAGCCGCAGCCAGCCTGGATCTCTCCTGTTCTCCTACCCCTACCAAG GGTGCACCATCTGCATGACTTCAGAGTGA